Proteins encoded together in one Planctomyces sp. SH-PL14 window:
- a CDS encoding VIT domain-containing protein: MSTEPAHDRDDQEIGRLLRTIAEDAAPVDPAALDRIAALAGNLFPSAADAEPSRPVGPTHSQPLPRASGSRPMFFSVTRLLATVSAAVAVLVMWFSADSVVPANLALADVLRPVVDARTLQLSIARDGLVSNVFVQHPGLVRVEESPTRYLVARGSNFWQIDGDSTEAAASDDRHWVRPDGAVDLLGLLGIDPRERPTFDHLRPSGRKSFAGRDAWTFTRRVVQEDRSLRIDLYADVKSHEFLGITARDAKAPAGGPPLAELTLVALNPPLANTLFAVADTLNVEGIGKVTDVQGIVTLRPLTSDRWTVVCREVPLQQGDWIRTSPRGANAARVVLTGGTTLTIGPDSLLEVQDAGKVRLTSGECQIDRGEGGGEKTPFELLGPKDGSERIAGGKHLFRVTKDETLAKVAEAPLWLKGFEGATSNESIGSLIVNVDGRNEPLTVGEHKVTIDIRDQIARTTIEETFVNRTKSRLEGQFHFPLPQDASISGFGMWIGDQLVEADIVEKQRAREIFETILRENRDPGLLEWAGGNIFKARVFPIEPLSEKRIKITYTQVLPLRANRYRYSYGLRSELLQKFPLRELSVQVNVHSALPLKSVTCPSYPCRSQATPHSARLDFTAKEFTPQRDFDVVCEVDGTNSQVVAIPHRRGDDGYLMLQLMPPSGEGNWQREVLPKGEPADFLILCDTSGSMDSAMRKTQAEFVTALLSALGPKDRFNIGVCDVETAWLFPEAMTQKDDVLAQVQSKLAERASLGWSDLDKGLASALDKAQGLMTETKRNSVPQIVYVGDGIVAGVNSDPQAFAARVRQLAATRRKVVDGKEQPMPTIHSVSVGSTYETVSLKAMAAIGGGSMRQITGDQTPPVVAHELLNEILQPGLKDLAVEFKGLRVAAMYPERLPNLPAGMQQILVGRYLPEPNKDGAPQSGEVIVTGTRGGETVRYAARISLPAAANEERPDENSFIPRLWARAHLDQLLLQGSSPFLQDEIIRLSEEFHIITRYTSLLVLESDADRERFGVKKRYEMRDGERFFADGKAAVRYDLAQQQMQRAGAWRQGLRRQILTAYARLGREMPDARVRRGFSSIQFDRRSLSSDSWSADESGMNYFSRFSGGYAGSGEVFYDSLQLESRGTIEDLVSERKQLSELGLRQEMNAPFAPSAAPMSGEYLGFDVDAKNDGYADGLDVSRDFQTALPALQKALGDSDAEYVSPLWDGAELAAAAKRYSVREAETPLSILDPYGMDGSSPELPWGRLGAFSSEYAIGRGTVSLKEVGFSLTAMGRAKREAYPRIGIEWLGLFPTLPPVLAERKPVRPPSWWTAEALELARLLDRAETLQALPDGLEVVRTTRNFHEGWRRMIEGTTHRELRRGTTWLDRETGQGNPTTIHWHDGKERGVLTVSLPFGVTRPAEKRDGERLDSVLASLDLTRMYRNHVPTIERPEANRAVLTLTSRDDAKVVFRVTIDTEKKHILKQEALHDGKLLSTSEFSDFVEVAGLWFARKSMTRDGDGFEIASATIEIERLAADEFERRYKAELAVRERTLLWTQPMSKLAAARARAADGTASLTDRLLILAERTARQQWDDAFQQLAAIETSQAGQPGLPWLRIGLEKVAGRHEEVRGHLMQRLDAALTDMSGEALHRVQHILDTFYSNSGWHEYGKFVEKARPVYERQPDPAVGLHEWKRRQVECLRYTGRLEESVALRKESAAELPGDVGEQTVCATALWEMGKKAEAYEWLDRTLAYGAGKHERPLGWNEWTYRDIHATRARLLRNDTRWGDLLRHVAGWIEQNPTFAEPYSEYLSARIYNDEIAQAEEQVRQWLAASRVERKLTEPERARLSAAVGFALGDISHISSRNVLVPQWSPALEETAAYFVKHPDHSDVTRQIVSHHRFQGTDAADRVRGLIRLRLNEAAGTLPATTVHAFVELVLNHRCVMVEGPDRLKVESIPLSEWAALTKTLRTRWDAEPKTEDRRTIAATLTSIYALHFADTEHLPFLRARLQRAEEALAARPADLDLEARPEKDLGDYIESERSELYEALLARPWTEAIETELFAQLPRFGAGMEAPQRLDVWLGRLQTLVDKMLAGRQAARMTELTDSGETEKLTRTQLQEKQTEFQKTARQDLAKRLQSEAEAQRADADRAGWLTMERARLDILLEQNLEGVWGEMQERLGPAPAAMPENDEDWGPDRVAHELSQTLLRSRALAASLFLASRDKAPKDWADKVLRYLDAGIAKGGAATAAWKSGKYQFLVALDRVDDIETSLKAWTADDPQAPVWRLVLARIRAERGDVPGAIALLEEVQKGAPLTPPDLAMLADLYLAANRKGDFERTRLAKFEQMEEWRLSNWIGQQQNRFTNHGGDLDEELLAAVQALFAKASHPENYLYQIRTLYQATRDFRVLRMVPDLTIGRTRERIYGTLQHLDGQVLWDLKEAAADEILERLRLVRKETAAALAAIADTAPDADILRRARRLDLRALDLIEGIVERRSAEVPNSPDVHARAALAAFRRAFDGDWQEGERRMMSAVLKDLRKIAHPGLAEERHREFRELIAGSPPLSDEALAVTADFAHIRYWYDMDFPRPNTGRPAALMLLSNAIRDRLQQDMGIWPVALNGVLGEYLGQLRDARQYTTAEELLEKILAALPEDQRPAIESERWATWVHALEHDGRVSLGEGEALLTALYERSLDRIRAAADNERYSRIVETTQLLSTASQKGLPNARPLLSRFAFDTLPGLLTPSMHNYDSDISQVSSIVRQHLDRREDLRFLLRSLQKYPVWFQYSYSDGWNYHGSQMASLRTEIGDIGDLEAPLLELVLSYLRKELLTRDARNQSFTRANYGYFWSEKRADFLRVAEEVLAAEKNSPRIIEYVAEYLFRGLNAQPRAIEVLFIAHRRGLLDDRGIDTLVHYLMEERRHAEAAPLLEGLVDREPENLNHRTDLLICYHESKRPQQVKELYDRTRADFQKKGRWTADAMAQMADACRRSDLPQEARDLYTGAIQRRQRESANRGIGDETLSRWYQHLAAIHSQLGDTAAAVEAASGAIVCWSPRHDQRRQAIEALESVVASAKDLDAYVATVDAKSRESGQDSPIIRAAIGKAWRDRMAWDKAIAQYELARQLQPNNRAINEALLACYDAKGDKPGAVRQLLGMIDLDRHNLDLLKQLAERSKEDSSLAERAATSIVESAPNEAEHHAALAELRQTQDRWNEAIPHWEQVAELRKLEPTGLIQLAKALVHVKQFGRAKEVLAQYRKKEWPSRFDNLQEEVRRLETSLSQ, encoded by the coding sequence TTGTCCACTGAACCCGCCCACGACCGCGATGACCAGGAGATCGGCCGGCTGCTCCGGACGATTGCCGAAGACGCTGCGCCGGTCGATCCGGCGGCGCTCGATCGCATCGCCGCCCTGGCCGGCAACCTGTTCCCGTCGGCTGCCGACGCCGAGCCCTCTCGGCCGGTCGGCCCAACTCATTCCCAACCTCTCCCCCGCGCTTCCGGGAGTCGTCCCATGTTCTTCTCTGTAACCCGTCTGCTGGCCACGGTCTCGGCCGCCGTCGCTGTCCTCGTGATGTGGTTCTCCGCGGACTCCGTCGTCCCGGCGAACCTCGCCCTGGCGGACGTCCTGCGACCCGTCGTCGACGCCCGGACACTCCAGCTCAGCATCGCGCGGGACGGGCTCGTCTCGAACGTCTTCGTGCAGCATCCAGGGCTCGTCCGGGTCGAGGAGAGCCCCACGCGGTATCTCGTGGCCCGCGGGAGCAATTTCTGGCAGATCGACGGCGACTCGACCGAAGCGGCCGCCTCCGACGACCGCCACTGGGTCCGGCCGGACGGAGCGGTCGATCTCCTGGGGCTGCTGGGGATCGATCCGCGGGAGCGGCCGACGTTCGATCATCTCCGCCCCTCGGGCCGCAAGTCGTTCGCCGGCCGCGACGCCTGGACCTTCACCCGCCGCGTCGTGCAGGAGGACCGGTCTCTGCGGATCGACCTCTATGCTGATGTTAAATCCCACGAGTTCCTGGGGATCACGGCCCGCGATGCGAAGGCACCGGCTGGTGGACCGCCGCTCGCCGAGCTGACGCTCGTCGCCCTCAATCCGCCGCTGGCGAACACGTTGTTCGCCGTGGCCGACACCCTCAACGTCGAGGGGATCGGCAAGGTGACCGATGTGCAGGGGATCGTGACCCTCCGGCCCCTCACCTCGGACCGCTGGACGGTCGTCTGCCGCGAAGTCCCGTTGCAGCAGGGAGACTGGATCCGCACAAGCCCCCGCGGAGCGAACGCGGCCCGGGTCGTACTCACCGGCGGGACAACACTCACGATCGGTCCGGACTCACTCCTTGAAGTGCAGGACGCTGGCAAGGTCCGGCTGACGAGCGGCGAGTGCCAGATCGATCGGGGCGAGGGCGGGGGCGAAAAAACGCCGTTCGAACTGCTGGGTCCGAAGGATGGAAGCGAGCGGATCGCTGGCGGGAAACACCTGTTCCGCGTCACGAAGGACGAGACGCTGGCTAAGGTGGCCGAGGCTCCGCTGTGGCTGAAGGGGTTCGAAGGGGCGACGAGCAACGAGTCGATCGGCTCGCTGATCGTCAATGTCGACGGCCGGAACGAGCCGCTGACGGTCGGCGAGCACAAGGTGACGATCGACATCCGGGACCAGATCGCCCGGACGACGATCGAGGAGACGTTCGTCAACCGGACCAAGAGCCGGCTGGAGGGGCAGTTCCATTTCCCGCTCCCGCAGGACGCGTCGATCAGCGGCTTCGGGATGTGGATCGGCGATCAGCTCGTCGAGGCGGACATCGTCGAGAAGCAACGGGCGCGGGAGATCTTCGAGACGATCCTCCGCGAGAACCGCGACCCCGGCCTGCTCGAATGGGCCGGCGGCAACATTTTCAAGGCCCGGGTCTTCCCGATCGAGCCGCTCTCGGAGAAGCGGATCAAGATTACCTACACGCAGGTCCTCCCGCTGCGGGCCAACCGATACCGATACTCCTACGGACTGCGGAGCGAACTGCTCCAGAAGTTCCCCCTGCGGGAGCTGTCGGTCCAGGTGAACGTCCACTCGGCCCTGCCGCTCAAGAGCGTCACTTGCCCCAGCTATCCCTGCCGGTCGCAGGCGACACCCCATTCGGCCCGGCTCGACTTCACGGCGAAGGAGTTCACGCCGCAGCGGGACTTCGACGTCGTCTGCGAAGTCGACGGAACGAACTCGCAGGTCGTGGCCATTCCGCACCGGCGGGGGGATGACGGCTACCTGATGCTGCAGCTCATGCCGCCATCGGGAGAGGGGAACTGGCAGCGGGAAGTCCTGCCGAAGGGGGAGCCGGCTGACTTCCTGATCCTGTGCGACACCTCCGGCTCGATGGACTCGGCGATGCGGAAGACGCAGGCCGAGTTCGTCACCGCGCTCCTCTCCGCCCTGGGGCCCAAGGACCGGTTCAATATTGGTGTCTGCGACGTCGAGACGGCGTGGCTATTCCCCGAGGCGATGACGCAGAAGGACGACGTTCTCGCCCAGGTCCAGTCGAAGCTCGCTGAGCGGGCGTCGCTCGGCTGGTCCGATCTCGACAAGGGGCTCGCCTCGGCCCTCGACAAAGCGCAGGGCCTGATGACGGAGACGAAGCGCAATTCTGTGCCGCAGATCGTCTATGTCGGCGATGGGATCGTGGCGGGGGTGAACTCCGATCCCCAGGCGTTCGCCGCCCGCGTCCGGCAGCTCGCGGCGACGCGGCGGAAAGTCGTCGACGGGAAAGAGCAGCCGATGCCGACGATTCATTCGGTGTCGGTCGGCAGCACCTATGAAACGGTCTCGCTCAAGGCGATGGCCGCGATCGGCGGAGGCTCGATGCGGCAGATCACGGGCGACCAGACGCCGCCCGTCGTCGCTCATGAGCTGCTCAACGAGATCCTCCAGCCAGGCCTCAAGGATCTGGCGGTCGAGTTCAAGGGGCTTCGCGTCGCGGCGATGTACCCGGAACGGCTGCCGAACCTCCCGGCCGGGATGCAGCAGATCCTTGTCGGCCGGTATCTGCCGGAACCGAACAAGGACGGGGCGCCCCAGTCGGGCGAAGTGATCGTCACCGGCACGCGAGGCGGCGAGACGGTTCGATACGCGGCGAGGATCTCGCTCCCGGCGGCGGCAAACGAGGAGCGGCCCGATGAAAACTCGTTCATCCCGCGGCTCTGGGCCCGGGCCCACCTCGACCAGCTTCTGCTCCAGGGATCGAGCCCGTTCCTGCAGGACGAGATCATCCGCCTGTCGGAAGAATTCCACATCATCACCCGCTACACGTCGCTGCTCGTCCTAGAGTCGGACGCAGACCGGGAGCGGTTCGGCGTGAAGAAGCGGTACGAGATGCGGGACGGCGAGCGGTTCTTTGCCGATGGGAAAGCGGCGGTCCGCTATGACCTGGCCCAGCAGCAGATGCAGCGGGCGGGAGCGTGGCGGCAGGGACTGCGGCGGCAGATCCTGACGGCGTACGCGCGGCTGGGACGCGAAATGCCGGACGCGCGTGTCCGGCGGGGATTCAGCTCCATCCAGTTCGACAGACGCTCCCTGAGTTCGGACAGCTGGTCCGCGGACGAGTCCGGCATGAACTACTTCTCGCGGTTCAGCGGAGGCTACGCCGGGTCCGGAGAGGTCTTCTACGACAGCCTCCAGCTGGAAAGCCGCGGCACCATCGAAGATCTGGTGTCGGAGCGCAAGCAGCTTTCGGAACTGGGCCTCCGTCAGGAGATGAACGCGCCGTTCGCCCCCAGCGCTGCCCCGATGAGCGGCGAATACCTGGGATTCGATGTGGACGCGAAGAACGATGGTTACGCCGATGGCCTCGACGTGAGCCGCGATTTCCAAACCGCGCTTCCCGCCCTTCAGAAGGCACTCGGAGACAGCGATGCCGAATACGTCAGTCCGCTGTGGGACGGAGCGGAGCTCGCCGCGGCCGCCAAGCGGTACTCGGTTCGAGAGGCCGAAACGCCGTTGTCGATTCTCGATCCCTATGGAATGGATGGCTCCTCCCCGGAACTTCCGTGGGGACGGCTGGGCGCGTTCTCCAGCGAGTATGCGATCGGACGGGGTACTGTCTCGCTGAAAGAGGTGGGGTTCTCGCTGACCGCGATGGGCCGGGCGAAGCGGGAGGCGTACCCCAGAATCGGAATCGAATGGCTCGGCCTGTTCCCCACGCTGCCCCCGGTGCTGGCGGAACGGAAGCCGGTCCGGCCGCCGTCGTGGTGGACCGCCGAAGCCCTGGAGCTGGCGCGGCTCCTCGACCGCGCGGAAACCCTTCAGGCTCTCCCGGACGGTCTCGAAGTGGTCCGCACAACCCGCAATTTTCACGAAGGCTGGCGGCGGATGATCGAGGGAACGACCCATCGGGAACTCCGCCGCGGGACGACGTGGCTCGACCGCGAGACCGGCCAGGGGAATCCGACGACGATCCACTGGCACGACGGCAAGGAGCGGGGCGTCCTGACCGTGTCGCTTCCGTTCGGGGTGACCCGGCCGGCGGAGAAGCGGGATGGCGAGCGGCTCGATTCGGTCCTGGCTTCGCTCGACCTCACGCGGATGTATCGCAACCACGTCCCGACGATCGAACGGCCCGAGGCGAATCGCGCCGTCCTGACGCTGACCTCCCGCGACGACGCCAAGGTCGTGTTCCGGGTCACGATCGACACGGAGAAGAAGCACATCCTCAAGCAGGAAGCTCTCCATGACGGCAAGCTCCTGAGCACCTCCGAGTTCAGCGACTTCGTCGAAGTCGCCGGCCTGTGGTTCGCCCGCAAGTCGATGACCCGCGACGGCGACGGGTTCGAGATCGCTTCGGCGACGATTGAGATCGAGCGGTTGGCGGCCGACGAATTTGAGCGCCGCTACAAGGCCGAGCTCGCGGTCCGCGAACGGACGCTGCTGTGGACGCAGCCGATGTCGAAGCTCGCCGCCGCCCGGGCCAGAGCGGCGGATGGAACCGCCAGCCTCACCGACCGCCTGCTGATCCTGGCGGAACGGACGGCGCGGCAGCAGTGGGACGACGCGTTCCAGCAACTGGCCGCGATCGAGACCTCCCAGGCGGGACAGCCCGGTCTGCCGTGGTTGCGGATCGGGCTGGAGAAGGTCGCCGGCCGGCACGAAGAGGTCCGTGGGCACCTCATGCAGCGGCTCGATGCGGCCCTGACCGACATGTCCGGCGAGGCCCTCCATCGCGTGCAGCACATCCTTGACACCTTCTATTCGAACAGCGGATGGCATGAATATGGAAAATTCGTCGAAAAGGCCCGGCCGGTCTACGAGCGGCAGCCCGATCCGGCGGTCGGTCTCCACGAATGGAAGCGGCGGCAGGTCGAGTGTCTCCGCTACACGGGCCGACTGGAGGAATCCGTGGCGCTCCGCAAGGAGTCCGCGGCCGAACTCCCGGGTGACGTTGGAGAACAGACCGTCTGCGCCACCGCCCTCTGGGAAATGGGGAAGAAGGCGGAGGCGTACGAATGGCTCGACCGCACGCTCGCCTACGGAGCCGGGAAGCATGAGCGGCCGCTCGGCTGGAACGAGTGGACCTACCGCGACATCCACGCCACGCGGGCCCGCCTCTTGCGGAACGACACCCGCTGGGGAGACCTCCTGCGGCATGTGGCGGGCTGGATCGAGCAGAACCCGACCTTCGCCGAGCCGTACTCCGAGTATCTCAGCGCCCGGATCTACAACGACGAAATCGCTCAGGCGGAGGAACAGGTCCGCCAGTGGCTCGCCGCGTCGCGGGTCGAACGGAAACTGACCGAACCCGAACGAGCCCGGCTGAGTGCGGCAGTCGGCTTTGCGCTGGGGGACATCTCCCACATTTCGAGTCGCAACGTCCTCGTTCCGCAGTGGTCCCCCGCTCTGGAGGAGACCGCGGCGTACTTCGTCAAGCACCCGGACCATAGCGACGTGACGCGGCAGATCGTGTCGCATCACCGGTTCCAGGGGACCGATGCGGCCGACCGCGTGCGGGGGCTGATCCGCCTGCGGCTGAATGAGGCGGCCGGGACGCTCCCGGCGACGACGGTCCACGCGTTCGTGGAGCTCGTCCTCAACCACCGGTGCGTGATGGTCGAGGGGCCCGATCGGCTCAAGGTCGAAAGTATTCCGCTCTCCGAATGGGCGGCGTTGACGAAGACGCTCCGGACCCGCTGGGACGCGGAGCCCAAGACCGAGGACCGGCGGACGATCGCCGCGACGCTGACGTCGATCTATGCCCTGCACTTCGCCGACACGGAACACCTCCCGTTCCTGCGGGCCCGCCTGCAGCGGGCTGAAGAGGCGCTCGCCGCCCGTCCCGCGGACCTCGATCTGGAAGCCCGACCCGAGAAGGACCTGGGGGACTACATCGAGTCCGAGCGATCGGAACTGTACGAAGCCCTCCTGGCCCGCCCCTGGACGGAGGCGATCGAAACGGAGCTGTTCGCGCAGCTCCCGCGGTTCGGCGCCGGGATGGAGGCTCCGCAGCGGCTGGACGTTTGGCTCGGGCGGTTACAGACGCTCGTGGACAAGATGCTGGCAGGTCGGCAGGCCGCGCGGATGACCGAGCTGACGGACTCGGGCGAGACCGAGAAGCTGACCCGCACCCAGTTGCAGGAGAAGCAGACCGAGTTTCAGAAGACGGCCCGCCAGGACCTGGCAAAGCGGCTCCAGAGCGAGGCGGAGGCGCAGCGGGCCGATGCGGACCGGGCCGGCTGGCTCACGATGGAACGGGCCCGTCTCGACATCCTCCTGGAGCAGAACCTCGAAGGGGTCTGGGGCGAGATGCAGGAACGGCTCGGACCGGCGCCGGCAGCGATGCCGGAGAACGACGAAGACTGGGGGCCGGACCGCGTGGCCCACGAGCTGTCGCAGACGCTGCTCCGCTCCCGGGCCCTCGCGGCCTCGCTCTTCCTGGCCTCCCGGGACAAGGCTCCCAAGGACTGGGCCGACAAGGTCCTGAGATACCTCGACGCCGGAATCGCCAAGGGGGGAGCGGCGACCGCCGCCTGGAAGAGTGGAAAGTACCAGTTCCTTGTCGCTCTGGATCGCGTCGACGACATCGAGACGTCGCTCAAGGCGTGGACCGCGGACGATCCGCAGGCCCCCGTCTGGAGGCTGGTCCTGGCCCGGATCCGGGCGGAGCGGGGGGACGTCCCCGGCGCGATCGCGCTGCTGGAGGAGGTCCAGAAGGGTGCGCCCCTCACGCCCCCCGATCTGGCGATGCTGGCCGACCTGTACCTGGCCGCGAATCGCAAGGGGGACTTCGAACGGACCCGGCTGGCGAAGTTCGAGCAGATGGAGGAGTGGCGGCTCTCGAACTGGATCGGCCAGCAGCAGAACCGCTTCACGAACCACGGGGGAGACCTCGACGAAGAGCTCCTCGCTGCCGTCCAGGCGCTGTTCGCGAAGGCGAGCCATCCGGAGAACTACCTCTACCAGATCCGGACGCTGTACCAGGCGACGCGGGACTTCCGCGTGCTGCGGATGGTCCCCGACCTGACGATCGGCCGGACGCGGGAACGGATCTACGGCACGCTCCAGCACCTCGACGGGCAGGTCCTGTGGGACCTCAAGGAGGCGGCCGCGGATGAGATCCTGGAGCGACTTCGGCTGGTCCGAAAGGAGACCGCCGCCGCGCTGGCCGCGATTGCCGACACCGCTCCCGACGCCGACATCCTTCGCCGCGCCAGACGGCTCGACCTGCGGGCCCTGGATCTGATCGAAGGAATCGTGGAACGGCGGTCGGCCGAAGTCCCCAACAGTCCGGACGTTCACGCCCGGGCCGCGCTCGCCGCCTTCCGCCGGGCCTTCGATGGCGACTGGCAGGAGGGAGAACGCCGGATGATGTCCGCCGTCCTCAAGGACCTGCGGAAGATCGCCCATCCGGGACTGGCCGAAGAACGCCACCGCGAATTCCGCGAGTTGATCGCCGGTTCGCCGCCGCTCAGCGACGAGGCGCTCGCGGTCACGGCGGACTTTGCCCACATCCGCTACTGGTACGACATGGACTTCCCCCGGCCGAACACCGGCCGGCCGGCGGCGCTGATGCTCCTGTCGAACGCGATCCGGGACCGCCTGCAGCAGGACATGGGGATCTGGCCGGTAGCCCTCAACGGTGTCCTGGGCGAATACCTCGGCCAGCTCCGCGATGCCCGGCAGTACACAACCGCCGAGGAGTTGCTCGAAAAGATCCTCGCGGCACTCCCCGAGGATCAGCGGCCCGCCATCGAGTCCGAGCGGTGGGCGACGTGGGTCCACGCCCTGGAGCACGACGGCCGGGTTTCGCTCGGCGAGGGGGAAGCGCTTCTGACCGCGCTGTATGAACGGTCGCTCGACCGGATCCGGGCCGCGGCGGACAACGAGCGGTATTCGCGGATCGTCGAGACCACCCAGCTCCTTTCGACCGCCTCGCAGAAGGGGCTGCCCAATGCCCGCCCGCTGCTCTCGCGGTTCGCCTTCGACACGCTGCCCGGGCTCCTGACGCCGTCGATGCACAACTACGACTCGGACATCTCCCAGGTCTCCTCGATCGTGCGGCAGCATCTCGACCGGCGGGAGGACCTGCGGTTCCTGCTCCGGTCGCTCCAGAAGTATCCGGTCTGGTTCCAGTACTCCTACAGCGACGGCTGGAACTACCACGGCTCGCAGATGGCCTCCCTCCGCACGGAGATCGGCGACATCGGGGACCTGGAAGCGCCGCTCCTCGAACTGGTCCTGAGCTACCTGCGGAAGGAGCTCCTGACCCGCGACGCGCGGAACCAGAGCTTCACCCGCGCCAACTACGGCTACTTCTGGAGCGAGAAGCGGGCGGACTTCCTCCGCGTCGCCGAAGAAGTCCTCGCTGCCGAGAAGAACTCGCCGCGGATCATCGAGTACGTGGCCGAGTACCTCTTCCGAGGGCTCAACGCCCAGCCGCGGGCGATCGAGGTCCTGTTCATCGCCCATCGCCGCGGGCTCCTCGACGATCGCGGAATCGACACTCTCGTCCACTACCTGATGGAGGAGCGCCGCCACGCCGAAGCGGCCCCGCTGCTGGAAGGTCTGGTCGACCGCGAGCCGGAGAACCTCAACCACCGGACCGACCTCCTGATCTGCTACCACGAGTCGAAACGGCCGCAGCAGGTGAAGGAGCTCTACGACCGGACGCGGGCGGACTTCCAGAAGAAGGGCCGCTGGACGGCCGACGCCATGGCCCAGATGGCGGATGCCTGTCGGCGGAGCGATCTGCCGCAGGAGGCCCGGGATCTCTACACCGGCGCCATCCAGCGGCGGCAGCGGGAGTCAGCCAACCGCGGCATCGGCGACGAGACGCTGTCGCGTTGGTATCAGCATCTGGCCGCGATCCATTCGCAGCTCGGCGACACGGCCGCGGCGGTCGAAGCGGCGTCGGGGGCGATCGTCTGCTGGTCCCCCCGCCACGATCAGCGGCGGCAGGCGATCGAGGCTCTGGAGTCGGTCGTCGCGTCGGCCAAAGACCTCGACGCCTATGTTGCGACGGTCGACGCCAAGTCGCGGGAATCGGGCCAGGACAGTCCGATCATTCGGGCCGCCATCGGCAAGGCGTGGAGAGACCGGATGGCCTGGGACAAGGCGATCGCGCAGTACGAACTCGCCCGTCAGCTCCAGCCGAACAACCGCGCGATCAACGAGGCGCTCCTGGCGTGCTATGACGCCAAGGGGGACAAGCCGGGGGCGGTCCGGCAACTGCTCGGGATGATCGACCTCGACCGGCACAACCTCGACCTCCTCAAGCAGCTCGCCGAGCGATCGAAGGAAGACTCGTCCCTGGCCGAACGGGCGGCGACATCGATCGTCGAGTCCGCTCCGAACGAAGCGGAGCACCACGCGGCGCTCGCGGAGCTGCGGCAGACGCAGGACCGCTGGAACGAGGCGATTCCGCACTGGGAGCAGGTCGCGGAGCTGCGGAAGCTCGAGCCGACCGGCCTGATCCAGCTCGCGAAGGCGCTCGTTCACGTCAAGCAGTTCGGACGGGCGAAAGAGGTCCTGGCGCAGTACCGGAAGAAGGAGTGGCCAAGCCGCTTCGACAACCTGCAGGAAGAGGTCCGCCGGCTGGAGACTTCGCTTTCGCAGTGA